The Prevotella melaninogenica genome has a segment encoding these proteins:
- a CDS encoding IS1634 family transposase, with the protein MLCIYHSKFRKNPYYRIKESYRDVQGHVHSLILLNIGFEPSLTAVQVRKIAYALTERFKNRSTPSLFKERLDGLTPIEQAKADEWWSRMEKEGGIDRFNKEEQKSLRKYENYIDLETANYTDARNVGAEWLCKQTIDKLQLEGFLRKNGWTENAIHTALSALIVRTVYAVSERSSYYYLRDNSAAAELYNGVPGWTPGINSLYKITDKLYELKEQLERHLCSVTDNLFNIDNKLMLFDLTNFYFEGSKRNSDKAKFGRSKEKRSDCKLLVLALCINKEGFIRYSSILEGNTADPKSLPNMIDTLAKRNPSRTKDTLVVMDAGVATEENLELIKRKGYNYLCVSRTKMKNYTLSDDNKSVTVMDARRQKITLKEVKTEDDKDYYLEITSPSKAMTESSMNRVWRERFEMELQRINEGISKKGGTKTYEKVVERTGRAIQKYPSIAKFYRISYIKNEKKPKQMLRVDWEIKDLSAMESGHGVYFLRSNVRTLSERVTWEYYNLIREIECTNRQLKNDLNLRPIYHQKDERSDAHLFFGLLAYWVVNTIRCQLKREGESCYWTEIVRRMSTQKLVTTKGKNPLGETIEMRQCSSPSKQAKQISDKLNLKHSPFKKNKICRTQSP; encoded by the coding sequence ATTTTATGTATTTATCACTCCAAATTCCGGAAGAACCCTTATTATCGCATCAAGGAGTCATATCGTGACGTGCAGGGTCATGTACATTCGCTAATTCTGTTGAACATCGGGTTCGAACCTTCACTTACTGCTGTACAGGTTCGAAAAATTGCATACGCCCTTACCGAACGCTTCAAAAATAGAAGTACACCCTCGCTTTTCAAAGAACGCCTTGACGGTCTTACTCCTATTGAACAGGCAAAGGCTGACGAATGGTGGAGCCGTATGGAGAAAGAAGGTGGAATCGATCGGTTTAATAAGGAAGAGCAGAAGTCGCTGAGAAAATATGAGAACTATATTGACCTTGAGACGGCAAACTATACTGACGCAAGGAATGTTGGCGCAGAGTGGCTCTGCAAGCAGACAATAGACAAGCTGCAGTTAGAGGGTTTTCTGCGCAAAAATGGGTGGACGGAGAATGCGATACACACGGCTTTGTCAGCATTGATTGTTCGTACGGTATATGCTGTCTCTGAACGTTCATCTTATTATTATTTGCGCGATAACTCGGCTGCCGCTGAACTTTATAATGGAGTTCCTGGCTGGACACCAGGGATCAATTCTCTGTATAAAATCACTGACAAGTTATATGAACTAAAGGAACAGTTAGAGCGTCATCTGTGCAGCGTTACTGACAATCTCTTTAATATAGACAACAAGTTGATGCTCTTCGACTTAACCAACTTCTATTTCGAGGGTAGTAAGCGTAATAGCGATAAAGCCAAGTTCGGTCGTTCAAAAGAAAAACGCTCTGATTGTAAGCTACTTGTACTTGCATTATGTATCAATAAAGAAGGTTTTATACGTTATTCTTCTATCTTGGAGGGTAATACAGCAGATCCCAAGTCTCTACCCAATATGATTGATACGCTGGCAAAGAGGAATCCATCACGAACCAAGGATACGCTTGTTGTCATGGATGCAGGTGTTGCCACGGAAGAGAACTTGGAGTTAATAAAGAGAAAGGGTTACAATTATCTCTGCGTATCCCGTACGAAAATGAAAAACTATACGCTCAGTGATGATAATAAGAGCGTTACGGTAATGGATGCCCGTCGGCAGAAGATAACGCTGAAAGAGGTTAAGACAGAGGATGATAAGGATTATTATCTCGAAATAACATCTCCTTCGAAAGCTATGACAGAGTCGTCCATGAATAGGGTTTGGAGAGAGCGTTTTGAGATGGAACTGCAGAGGATAAACGAAGGAATCTCCAAGAAAGGTGGAACAAAAACCTATGAAAAGGTTGTTGAACGTACAGGACGTGCCATACAGAAGTACCCTTCTATAGCGAAGTTCTACCGGATTAGCTACATAAAAAACGAGAAGAAACCCAAGCAGATGCTGCGTGTAGACTGGGAGATAAAAGACCTCTCGGCAATGGAATCTGGTCACGGAGTCTATTTCCTCCGCAGCAATGTCAGGACACTTTCTGAGCGTGTGACATGGGAATACTACAATCTTATTCGTGAGATAGAATGTACGAACAGACAACTAAAGAATGATCTCAACCTCCGTCCTATCTATCATCAGAAAGATGAGCGAAGCGATGCACACCTTTTCTTCGGTTTATTAGCCTACTGGGTGGTAAACACCATCCGTTGTCAATTAAAACGAGAAGGAGAATCCTGTTACTGGACCGAGATAGTACGACGTATGAGCACCCAAAAGCTCGTCACCACAAAAGGGAAGAATCCCTTAGGTGAAACCATCGAAATGCGCCAATGTAGTAGTCCTTCGAAGCAAGCAAAACAGATATCCGATAAGTTGAACTTAAAACACTCACCATTCAAAAAGAATAAAATTTGTAGGACACAGAGCCCATAA
- a CDS encoding glycoside hydrolase family 43 protein, whose protein sequence is MKKILLLLMLMMSLLTIHAQAPTIGGEWKDSAGKHINAHGGNIIRYKGTYYWYGESRSADGKPYSSLGVSCYTSKDLTNWTNRGLVLPVSNEAGSDIEGGCIIERPKVLYNKQTRKFVMWFHLELKGRGYGAARAAVAVSDTPLGPFRFVQSGRVNAGIYPIGFSKTDTTDLRQRLHEPEYKTWWTSAWYKQIERGMFFIRDLASGQMSRDMTIFVDDDGKAYHIYSSEDNLTLHIAQLTDDYMQHNGTFIRIAAGGQNEAPTIFKKDDIYWMITSGCTGWAPNAARMFRAKNIFGPWEQLPNPCRGDGADKTFGAQGTYIYKIETTAARKFSDNAEYVFMADIWNPKQLSDSRHLWLPIRFEEGKPVIQK, encoded by the coding sequence ATGAAAAAGATATTGTTATTACTGATGCTAATGATGTCGTTGCTTACTATTCATGCGCAAGCACCGACGATAGGAGGCGAATGGAAGGACAGCGCGGGCAAACATATTAATGCACACGGCGGAAACATCATTCGCTATAAGGGTACATATTATTGGTATGGTGAGAGCCGTTCAGCGGATGGGAAACCGTACAGCTCGCTGGGAGTCAGCTGTTATACATCAAAGGATCTAACGAACTGGACGAACAGGGGGCTGGTGCTGCCTGTGAGCAATGAAGCAGGTAGCGACATCGAAGGGGGTTGTATCATTGAACGACCAAAGGTGTTATATAATAAGCAGACACGGAAGTTTGTGATGTGGTTCCACTTGGAGTTGAAAGGACGTGGCTATGGGGCAGCTCGTGCAGCAGTAGCAGTGAGCGACACACCACTTGGTCCATTCCGTTTTGTGCAGTCGGGACGTGTCAATGCAGGAATCTACCCAATAGGCTTCTCAAAGACTGACACAACAGACTTACGACAGCGCCTTCATGAGCCAGAATATAAAACATGGTGGACGTCTGCTTGGTACAAACAGATAGAACGTGGAATGTTCTTTATACGTGACTTGGCAAGCGGTCAGATGTCACGTGACATGACGATTTTTGTTGATGATGATGGTAAGGCATATCATATCTATTCATCGGAGGATAACCTCACCCTACATATTGCACAGCTCACTGACGACTATATGCAACATAATGGTACGTTTATACGTATTGCAGCAGGAGGTCAGAATGAGGCTCCGACAATCTTCAAGAAAGACGATATATACTGGATGATAACAAGCGGTTGCACTGGTTGGGCACCAAATGCTGCCCGAATGTTCCGCGCAAAGAATATCTTTGGACCATGGGAACAGTTGCCTAACCCCTGCCGTGGCGATGGTGCTGACAAGACTTTTGGTGCACAGGGTACATATATCTATAAAATAGAAACGACAGCAGCGAGAAAGTTTTCTGATAATGCAGAGTATGTTTTTATGGCGGATATATGGAACCCAAAGCAGCTGAGTGATAGTAGACATCTTTGGTTACCCATTCGCTTTGAAGAGGGAAAGCCAGTGATACAGAAGTAA
- a CDS encoding DUF1735 and LamG domain-containing protein yields MNKHIFKHIAVAFAACCVVSCQDSESDLLKQKVYFDGNLQKVEMPDTGSTLDVDITSRLSNKQGEAVDVSYSLADSSLVALYNSKYGTDYVAFKHKNVTFSKTSSTIAAGSIYADKVSLTLNNLDQLEAGKNYMLPIKLHSASTPIIDGEDVEYIVLAKPVKITKAGDFYNKYISVKFPAGTYFKSFTYEALVHSIWWGSNCTIMGSEGLMIFRVGDVGGGISAGILQIAGRQHYEAPEKLQINKWYHVAVTFDQATGKTVMYLNGTKWAESAWNISGFDPNADVGFNIGKIPGFPWGERPFYGYMSEVRVWSVARTENQIKQNMLGVNPKSDGLELYFKMDGSETVTGNKIKDAAKGIECTTGGLDFTTLAQPVTMKDLQ; encoded by the coding sequence ATGAATAAGCATATTTTCAAGCATATTGCTGTGGCATTTGCCGCATGCTGTGTGGTGAGTTGCCAAGACAGTGAGAGCGATTTGTTGAAGCAGAAGGTATATTTTGATGGCAATCTGCAGAAAGTCGAAATGCCAGACACTGGTTCAACCTTAGATGTTGACATTACTTCTCGCCTTTCTAATAAGCAAGGTGAGGCGGTGGATGTTTCTTATTCACTTGCCGACTCGTCACTGGTTGCTCTTTATAATAGCAAGTATGGAACAGACTATGTTGCTTTCAAGCATAAGAATGTTACGTTTAGTAAGACTTCTTCAACGATAGCCGCAGGAAGCATCTATGCTGACAAGGTGTCGTTGACGCTTAATAATCTTGATCAGTTAGAGGCAGGTAAGAACTATATGTTGCCTATCAAGCTTCATTCTGCTTCTACACCTATCATTGATGGTGAGGACGTTGAGTATATTGTTTTGGCTAAACCTGTCAAGATTACGAAGGCAGGTGATTTCTATAACAAGTATATCTCTGTGAAGTTCCCTGCTGGAACCTACTTTAAGTCATTTACTTACGAGGCTTTAGTTCATTCTATCTGGTGGGGCAGCAACTGTACCATCATGGGTTCTGAGGGTCTGATGATTTTCCGTGTAGGTGATGTTGGTGGTGGAATCTCTGCTGGTATTCTTCAGATAGCAGGTAGACAGCACTACGAAGCACCTGAGAAACTTCAGATTAACAAGTGGTATCATGTGGCAGTAACCTTCGATCAAGCAACGGGTAAGACCGTTATGTATCTCAATGGTACTAAGTGGGCTGAGTCAGCATGGAACATCTCTGGTTTCGATCCTAACGCTGATGTTGGCTTCAACATTGGTAAGATTCCGGGCTTCCCTTGGGGTGAGCGTCCATTCTATGGTTATATGAGTGAGGTTCGTGTATGGAGTGTTGCTCGTACCGAGAATCAGATTAAGCAGAATATGTTAGGTGTTAATCCTAAGTCTGATGGTCTGGAACTCTATTTCAAGATGGATGGTTCAGAGACCGTGACTGGCAATAAGATTAAGGATGCTGCTAAGGGTATCGAGTGTACCACTGGTGGTCTTGACTTTACTACTCTTGCTCAGCCTGTCACTATGAAGGATCTTCAATAA
- a CDS encoding glycoside hydrolase family 18: MKNFKYISSLVLLCAGILFCGCSKMTEVENEPYDHIGGYNTMNNAESEKYYADLRAYKQQAVNYGRPVAFGWYSNWSPAGTYRRGYLTSMPDSMDIVSMWSGAPNRFNITPEQKKDKEFVQKVKGTKLLEVTLLSYIGKGRTPDSVYTAVEKQAEKEGWANDQARVEEAKKKARWKFWGFDGVVGSDNHKEALARFAKALCDSLEANDWDGYDIDWEIGSGVFDMDGTLSTNADLVYLVKEMNKYIGPKSDPEHKGHRLICIDGHFSGLTEDLDGYVDYWIDQAYGRVTHFDYYGVDPKTIITTDNFESSFKSGGQLLRQAKSMPSKGYKGGVGAYRFDNDYDNTPNYKWMRQAIQINQQVFKERMGQTAQP; the protein is encoded by the coding sequence ATGAAAAACTTTAAATATATCAGTTCTTTGGTATTGCTCTGTGCAGGAATCCTTTTCTGTGGATGTAGTAAGATGACAGAGGTAGAGAACGAACCTTACGATCATATCGGTGGATATAATACGATGAACAATGCTGAAAGCGAGAAGTATTATGCCGATTTGAGAGCATATAAGCAGCAAGCCGTTAACTATGGTCGTCCTGTTGCCTTCGGTTGGTATTCTAACTGGTCGCCAGCTGGTACCTATCGTCGTGGCTATCTTACCTCTATGCCAGATAGTATGGATATTGTTTCCATGTGGAGTGGGGCACCTAACCGCTTTAATATCACACCTGAACAGAAGAAGGATAAGGAGTTTGTACAGAAGGTAAAGGGTACAAAACTCTTGGAAGTTACACTCTTGTCTTACATTGGTAAGGGCAGAACTCCTGATTCTGTGTACACTGCTGTTGAGAAGCAAGCAGAGAAAGAAGGCTGGGCAAACGACCAAGCTCGTGTTGAAGAAGCTAAGAAGAAGGCGCGTTGGAAGTTCTGGGGCTTCGATGGTGTTGTCGGTTCTGACAATCACAAAGAGGCTTTGGCTCGCTTTGCTAAGGCTCTCTGCGACTCATTGGAAGCCAATGACTGGGACGGTTACGATATCGACTGGGAGATTGGTAGTGGTGTCTTTGATATGGATGGTACGCTCAGCACTAATGCTGACCTTGTTTACTTGGTAAAGGAGATGAACAAGTACATCGGTCCTAAGAGCGATCCAGAGCACAAGGGACACCGTCTTATCTGTATTGATGGCCATTTCAGTGGTCTTACTGAGGATTTGGATGGATATGTTGACTATTGGATTGATCAGGCTTACGGTCGTGTAACTCATTTTGATTACTATGGTGTTGACCCAAAGACAATTATCACAACCGATAACTTTGAGTCGTCTTTCAAGAGTGGTGGTCAGTTGTTAAGACAAGCCAAGAGTATGCCTTCTAAGGGTTACAAGGGTGGAGTAGGTGCTTATCGTTTCGATAACGACTATGACAATACCCCTAACTACAAGTGGATGCGTCAGGCAATTCAGATTAACCAACAGGTGTTCAAGGAGAGAATGGGTCAAACTGCTCAACCTTAA
- a CDS encoding RagB/SusD family nutrient uptake outer membrane protein, whose protein sequence is MKTKAYKYIVGVLALSLFTACDFQKVNTNEFELLPEEGLMDGISIGGPITAMQKCVFPVGTQADGTSVANRYQTAYNLAADCWSGYFGQNNNWGGPNNLNYFLKDGWVASSYTESYSTVVPLWQDLKGKTETQFPEVFALAQILKISAWHKATDMFGPIPYKEAGKGLITVPYDSQEEVYKAMFKELSDAIEVLTKYADNGNSKLLPNADAVYAGDVHKWVVYANSLMLRLAMRVYYADAALSKKYALQAINHSYGVMKTKDDEAKMERGASLEFKNNLDVLINQYNECRMGSSMLAYLGGYQDPRLPKYFNTSTVSQAVTVGTYGKYSGVPTGHDVSSNDAFKDSSRPAITSTTPTYWMRASEVYFLLAEAALHGFAVGGTAESLYEKGIEMSFEENGIASSEVADYMSSGLKPSAYSFHLTNPGVNVDVPAVTEATTAWSGTDEEKLEKIMIQKWIALYPNGQEAWTEYRRTGYPKLHSAISNYSNGEVDSEVGIRRMRFPTNKSTSAEDIANLESARKLLRGGLDKAGTRLWWDNKNH, encoded by the coding sequence ATGAAGACAAAAGCATATAAATATATCGTAGGTGTCCTTGCGCTGTCCTTGTTTACGGCTTGTGACTTCCAAAAGGTAAACACTAACGAATTTGAACTCCTCCCAGAGGAGGGATTGATGGATGGTATTTCTATTGGTGGTCCTATAACCGCCATGCAGAAATGTGTCTTCCCGGTAGGAACACAGGCAGATGGTACCAGTGTTGCTAATAGATATCAAACAGCCTATAACCTTGCAGCAGATTGTTGGAGTGGTTATTTTGGTCAGAACAATAACTGGGGTGGTCCTAATAACCTCAACTATTTCCTCAAGGATGGTTGGGTAGCATCGTCTTATACCGAGTCTTACTCTACTGTTGTACCTTTGTGGCAAGACTTAAAGGGTAAGACTGAGACTCAGTTCCCAGAGGTTTTCGCCTTAGCACAGATTCTAAAGATCTCTGCATGGCATAAGGCTACCGATATGTTCGGACCTATCCCTTACAAGGAGGCTGGTAAAGGCCTCATCACTGTGCCATATGATAGCCAGGAAGAAGTCTATAAGGCAATGTTCAAAGAACTTTCTGATGCTATTGAAGTGTTGACAAAGTATGCTGATAATGGTAACAGCAAACTCTTGCCAAATGCTGATGCTGTCTATGCAGGTGACGTCCATAAGTGGGTTGTCTATGCTAACTCTTTGATGTTACGTCTTGCTATGCGTGTTTATTATGCTGATGCTGCACTCTCAAAGAAGTATGCTTTACAGGCTATCAATCATTCTTATGGTGTGATGAAGACCAAGGATGATGAGGCTAAGATGGAGAGAGGCGCAAGCTTGGAGTTCAAGAACAACCTCGATGTTCTTATCAACCAGTATAACGAGTGCCGTATGGGTTCTTCTATGTTGGCTTACTTAGGTGGTTATCAAGACCCACGTTTGCCAAAGTACTTCAATACAAGTACGGTTTCTCAGGCAGTGACTGTGGGCACATACGGAAAGTATTCTGGTGTACCAACAGGTCATGATGTAAGCTCTAACGATGCTTTCAAGGATTCTTCTCGTCCAGCTATTACAAGTACAACGCCTACTTATTGGATGCGTGCTTCTGAGGTTTACTTCCTCTTGGCTGAGGCTGCGCTGCATGGTTTCGCTGTAGGTGGCACTGCTGAATCACTTTATGAGAAGGGTATCGAGATGTCATTTGAGGAGAATGGTATTGCAAGTTCTGAGGTAGCAGACTATATGTCGTCTGGTCTCAAGCCATCTGCTTACAGTTTCCATCTCACCAATCCAGGTGTGAATGTTGACGTACCAGCAGTAACTGAGGCTACTACAGCATGGAGTGGAACCGATGAGGAGAAACTTGAGAAGATTATGATACAGAAGTGGATTGCACTCTATCCTAACGGACAAGAGGCTTGGACAGAGTATCGTCGTACAGGTTATCCTAAGTTACATAGTGCAATTTCGAACTATAGCAATGGTGAGGTCGATAGCGAAGTGGGTATCCGCCGTATGCGCTTCCCAACTAACAAGTCTACTTCGGCAGAAGATATTGCTAACTTAGAGAGTGCACGTAAGCTACTTCGTGGCGGTCTTGATAAGGCTGGAACACGTCTGTGGTGGGACAATAAGAATCATTAA
- a CDS encoding SusC/RagA family TonB-linked outer membrane protein — MRMIHETKQKHLYFSVAFALSIALAPTSAYAVGNPVDSPEASMPQAVQQNGNHKVTGRIVDSAGEPLIGATIMVEGTKEGAVTDIDGNFTINTTSKAKLVISYVGYTTQTILVGDKTTIDVTLKEVANTMNEVVVTALGIKRAEKALSYNVQSVGSNELTRNKDANFVNSLNGKVAGVSISKSASGVGGATRVIMRGAKSIEGDNNVLYVIDGIPIFNFSGGRDSGIMGEGRVSSEGIADLNPEDIESISVLAGPSAAALYGSNAANGAILITTKKGKEGRVDISFSSSADFSSPLLMPEFQNTYGNKLGSYESWGEKLATPSSYDPKKDFFRTGTNFINALTLNMGNEFNQTFASVATTNSRGIVPNNTYDRYNFTIRNTTRMFKNKVQLDLGASYIKQKDNNMVSQGEYWNPIVAAYLFPRGESFEGIKTFERYDNVRNFPTQYWPISDSRFANQNPYWTAYRNLAPDDKDRFMFNAGLTYNIFDWLSVAGRIRLDKTFITSERKIYASSFNYFAKEKGAYEYYDYKDHQTYIDVITSINKTFGKFSLAANVGYSYSDYASLTRGYGGNLVLVPNKFSLNNINPSDSKIREAGGDSKVRNVAAFASAELGWRSMVYLTLTGRNDWNSRLVNSSEESFFYPSVGLSAIVSEMTKLPSFISYLKVRGSYTEVGSPVSRSGMTPGTITTPLVGGSLKSTDIYPFTDYKAERTKSYEFGLTARFWKKLSFDFTWYKSNTYNQTFVGDLPESSGYKKVYLQAGNVENRGVEMSLGYSDNFGGLQWNSSLVYSKNVNEIKEMVKDYYHPLSPKPLNIPEVSKDNGRVLLKVGGSINDIYARKVLAKDNQGFVNVSPSGGMSLETVEPIYLGKTTPDFTMGWNNNFTYKNFGLSFLINARVGGIVTSSTQALLDRFGVSKASADARDAGGVMIPNQGLYDAKKYYTLVATGENDLAGYYTYSATNVRLQELTLSYKFNSKLFNNVIKDLTLSFVATNPWMIYCKAPFDPELTASTGTYGQGNDYFMQPSLKSYGFSVKFKF, encoded by the coding sequence ATGAGAATGATTCATGAAACAAAGCAGAAGCATCTGTATTTCTCAGTCGCTTTTGCCCTTTCTATTGCGTTAGCCCCAACGAGTGCTTATGCAGTAGGAAATCCCGTAGACTCACCTGAAGCATCAATGCCTCAGGCTGTGCAACAAAACGGCAATCACAAGGTAACTGGTCGCATTGTTGACTCTGCTGGTGAGCCGCTGATTGGTGCCACTATTATGGTGGAAGGAACCAAGGAAGGTGCTGTAACGGATATTGATGGTAACTTTACTATCAATACCACGTCAAAGGCAAAGTTAGTTATCTCTTATGTTGGCTATACTACCCAGACAATCCTTGTAGGCGACAAAACCACCATTGATGTTACCCTTAAGGAAGTTGCAAACACTATGAACGAGGTTGTTGTGACAGCCTTGGGTATTAAACGTGCTGAGAAAGCCTTGAGTTACAATGTACAGTCAGTAGGCTCAAATGAGTTGACACGTAACAAAGATGCTAACTTTGTGAACTCATTAAACGGAAAGGTAGCAGGTGTTAGCATTTCTAAGAGTGCCAGTGGCGTAGGTGGTGCAACACGTGTAATCATGCGTGGTGCCAAGTCTATCGAAGGTGATAACAACGTGCTATATGTTATCGATGGTATTCCAATCTTTAACTTTAGTGGTGGACGCGATAGCGGTATCATGGGTGAAGGTCGTGTAAGCAGTGAAGGTATTGCCGACCTTAACCCAGAGGATATCGAGAGCATCAGCGTTTTGGCTGGACCATCTGCTGCAGCCCTCTATGGTAGTAATGCTGCCAATGGTGCCATCCTCATTACGACAAAGAAAGGTAAAGAAGGCCGCGTAGACATTTCTTTCTCAAGTTCTGCAGACTTTAGCTCACCATTGTTGATGCCAGAGTTTCAGAATACGTATGGCAATAAGCTCGGTTCTTATGAGAGCTGGGGTGAGAAACTCGCAACACCAAGTTCATACGATCCAAAGAAGGACTTCTTCCGTACAGGAACAAACTTCATCAATGCTTTGACATTGAACATGGGTAATGAGTTCAATCAGACTTTTGCCTCTGTAGCAACCACCAATTCACGTGGTATCGTACCAAATAATACTTACGATCGTTACAACTTCACTATCCGTAACACCACGCGTATGTTTAAGAATAAGGTGCAACTCGACCTTGGTGCATCTTATATCAAGCAGAAGGACAATAACATGGTGTCACAGGGTGAGTACTGGAACCCAATCGTCGCAGCTTATCTCTTCCCACGCGGTGAGTCATTTGAGGGTATCAAGACCTTTGAGCGTTACGATAACGTGAGAAACTTCCCAACTCAGTATTGGCCAATCAGCGATAGCCGTTTTGCTAATCAGAACCCTTATTGGACGGCTTATCGTAACTTAGCACCAGACGATAAGGATCGCTTCATGTTCAATGCTGGTCTTACCTATAATATCTTTGATTGGTTGAGCGTAGCAGGTCGTATTCGTCTCGACAAGACGTTTATCACAAGCGAGCGTAAGATTTATGCTTCTTCTTTTAATTATTTTGCAAAGGAGAAGGGTGCTTATGAATATTATGATTATAAGGATCATCAGACTTATATTGATGTTATTACCAGTATCAATAAAACTTTTGGTAAGTTTAGTCTTGCTGCCAACGTTGGTTACAGCTATTCTGACTATGCATCCCTCACTCGTGGTTATGGTGGTAACTTAGTGTTAGTTCCAAATAAGTTCTCTTTGAACAACATTAACCCAAGTGATAGCAAGATTCGTGAGGCTGGTGGTGACTCAAAGGTACGCAATGTTGCAGCTTTTGCAAGTGCCGAATTGGGTTGGAGAAGTATGGTTTATCTTACTTTGACAGGTCGTAACGATTGGAACTCACGCCTTGTGAACTCATCAGAGGAATCATTCTTCTATCCTTCAGTTGGTCTGTCTGCTATCGTTTCTGAGATGACAAAGCTACCTTCTTTCATTTCTTATTTGAAGGTTCGTGGTTCCTACACAGAGGTAGGTTCTCCCGTATCACGTTCAGGTATGACACCGGGAACCATTACAACTCCGCTGGTGGGTGGTAGTTTGAAGTCTACAGACATCTATCCTTTTACCGATTACAAAGCAGAGCGTACGAAGTCATACGAGTTTGGTCTGACTGCTCGCTTCTGGAAAAAGTTGTCATTCGACTTCACTTGGTATAAGTCAAATACTTACAATCAGACCTTTGTTGGTGATTTGCCAGAAAGTTCAGGTTATAAGAAAGTATATTTGCAGGCAGGTAATGTAGAGAACCGTGGTGTAGAGATGTCTTTAGGTTATAGTGATAACTTCGGCGGTCTGCAGTGGAACTCATCATTGGTTTACTCTAAGAATGTCAATGAGATTAAAGAAATGGTGAAGGACTACTATCATCCATTGAGTCCTAAACCTCTCAATATCCCTGAGGTATCAAAGGATAATGGCCGTGTGCTGCTCAAGGTGGGCGGTTCTATCAATGATATTTATGCAAGAAAGGTATTGGCAAAGGATAACCAGGGATTCGTAAATGTTAGTCCATCAGGCGGTATGAGCTTAGAGACAGTTGAGCCTATCTACTTAGGTAAGACTACCCCAGACTTCACAATGGGTTGGAACAATAACTTCACTTACAAGAACTTCGGGCTTAGTTTCTTGATTAATGCACGTGTTGGCGGTATTGTTACTTCTTCAACACAGGCATTGTTAGACCGTTTTGGTGTGTCTAAGGCATCAGCTGATGCAAGAGATGCTGGTGGCGTGATGATTCCAAATCAGGGTTTGTATGATGCAAAGAAGTATTATACACTTGTTGCTACAGGTGAGAACGACCTTGCAGGTTACTATACTTATAGTGCAACAAACGTTCGTTTGCAGGAACTTACTTTGAGCTATAAGTTTAATTCAAAGCTGTTTAATAATGTCATTAAGGATTTGACACTTTCATTTGTAGCAACAAATCCATGGATGATTTATTGTAAAGCACCTTTCGATCCAGAGCTTACAGCTTCAACAGGTACATACGGACAGGGCAATGATTATTTCATGCAGCCAAGTCTGAAGAGTTATGGTTTCAGTGTTAAATTCAAATTCTAA